The Prochlorococcus marinus XMU1404 DNA segment TATAGCTGTACTGGATCACTGGACAGACTATAAAAAAAGATTTACTAGAAACTCTATAGAACACTTACCAGAAATTATTTTGGTGAGTGATGAAATAGCTTTAGAAAAAGCAAAAAAGATATTCCCAAATATAGAAATTTTATTTTTAGAAAATCTTTATCTTGAAAATCTTGTTCTTTCAATTAAAAAAGGTAAATTACATAATCAAAATAAATCACATAAGATTTTATATGTCTTAGAGCCTATAAGGGGAGATTGGGGAGATTTAAAAACTCTAGGAGAATTTCAAGCTTTAGATTATTTTATTGAAAATTTAAATTTATTCGGTTCAATTAATGAAATTGAAATCAGGCTAAGGAAACATCCATCTGAATCAAATAATAAATATTTATCATGGCTTAAAAAAAATAAAGAAATAAATGTTTCAATGGATATTAGTAGTTCATTAATTGATTCAATAAGTTGGAGTGATACAGTAGTTGGTTGTCAGACTTTTGCAATGGTAATTGGACTAAAAAGTGGCCGAAGAGTTGTGACTTCTATTCCGCCAAATATGCCAAAATGTGTTCTTCCACAAAAAGAAATAAAAACTATAGAGCAACTAAAAATTTAAAAAATTATTGTTAACTTAAATCTCAATTTTTAAAATTTAAATAAAAAAAGTACAAATTTTCATAAATATTACCTATTCGAACTTTGTGTTAATATTAATTCGAAGTTGCATGCCCATAAGTGAAAAAATTTGAAACTGAACAAGAAAATTTTTGGGCAGGTGAATTTGGCAATGACTATATAGAAAGAAATAAAAATAGTGAACTAGTTGAATATAATTTAAATCTTTTTTCAAAAGCTTTAGGTAAAAAAAATAATTTTGCAAATTGTATAGAGTTTGGATCAAATATTGGCAATAATATTAAAGCCTTAAAGAAATTGTATCCAGACCTTGAATTTCATGCCGTAGAAATAAATGAAGAAGCCATCGAAATATTAAAGGAAGAAATACCAAATGAAAATATTATTAAAAATTCAATTTTAAATTTTGAATCTGATCAAAAATGGGACCTTGTCCTAATTAAAGGTGTTCTTATTCATATTAATCCTTCAATGCTGGAAAAAGTTTACAAAATACTAGTAAAAGCTACCAACAAATATTTGCTTCTAGCAGAGTATTATAGTAGAAATCCAGAAACTTTAGATTATAGAGGATTCGAGGAAAAATTATATAAAAGGGATTTCGCTGGAGAGATTTTAGATTTATATCCCGAGATGATTTTAATAGATTATGGATTTGCCTATCATAGAGATACTAGATTTCCACTTGATATCAATTGGTTTTTACTAGAAAAATCATAAGAAATTTATTTTCATAAAATTAATATGTACTATCATAAATGTTTAAAAAATAGTTATTTGTATAAATTAGTAATGGAAACTTATACATTCAAATTAATTAGAAAAAATGGAAGCTTTATTCTTAATTCTCAACTATAAAGAGTATGAAAAAAATTTATTAGTATAAATTATCCAATGATATATGTACAAAAATTTTATTTTTAAAAAAAAATCAATAAGTATTCTACATGAATATATTGCCAACAATATATCTTTCTACTTCGACTTTTTTAAGCATAGAAAATTATATAAAAAAATAAGTTCATTAATAAAAGATTCACCGAAATTCAAATCAAATGAAAGTTATTTAATAGATGGTCATTTTTATAATTTTGGATATTTTTTTAGGTTGCAATTAATGAGGATGGCAACTGAATCTTATAAAGGGAGGGAAATAGGTTATATATGGAATTATAATCAAAAAGAATGTACAGCTTTTCTTAAATATTCTGGTATTAAAAATATAAAAAAAATTCCAAATAAAATTAATAATTTAATTATTGAAAAAGCAAAATTATTATTTGAAGATTTAAATTGTGCTGAAGACATTTTAAAAATAAAATTGCCTAATAAAGTTCCTTCTAAACATCTATATGATTACATTTTAAAAAAGCAAATGGCAGGTAAAGTAAATATCAAGGATAAAAATCTTATTTTTTATATTGCTCAATATATACAATCTATAGAATTTGCTGTTGAACTTATAAAGGAAATCAAACCCAAAATGATATTTATGAGTCATCCAATTTCTGTACAATGCTCCCCTCTTTGTTGGATTGGTTCACAAAATGGGATAAAAGTATTTACATTATTTGGTCAATATGGTGTGCCAAGATACTTTAAATTTGAAAAACCTGAAGATATATTTATTGGGATAGATAGACCAATGAAAAAGGATTTAAATAAATTAAATAATTCTCAAAAAAATCTTCTACATGATATTGGCAACAAATATATTGAAAACAGATTATCCGGCACCCCATTGGATGATTTGTCTGGAAAATTAGCCTATAACTGCAAAATAAAAAATATTTCCGAAATCATAAAAAACAAAAAAAACAAACCAATTGTAGCTGTTTATGCAAGTTGTTGGTTTGACTGTCCACACATATATGGCATGGATAGATTTAGAGATTTTCAGGATTGGATTTTAACAACTTTCAATGAAGCTGTAAAAAACAAAAATTATATTTGGCTGTTCAGATCTCATCCTGCAGATGAATGGTATGGAGGGACAAAACTCACGGATATATTACCTAAAAAGCTTCCCAATCATATTTTTATCTTACCAACTGAAATTTCTGGCAAATCAGTATTTGATATATCAGACGGATTAATAACATATCATGGTACTGCAGGAATAGAGTTTGCGGCAAAAGGTAAACCAGTTCTAATAGCTGATAAAGGTTGGTATCATCACGCTAATTTTACTATTTTCCCAATTTCGCGAGAGGAATATATTTATTTCCTTTCTGAAAATTGGTTATCTAAAATTAATTTAAAAGAAAGTTCTTTTAATGCAAAAATATTTGCAGGATTTTATTTTTGTAAACCATCTTGGCAAAAGAATTTTTTTATTCCTGATGACTTTAATAAAGAAAAAAATAAAAAAATGATTTCTTTTAATATCGATAATAAACAAAATTTAATTAATAAAGAGGTTTCATATATGAAAAAATGGATAGAGTCTGACATCTCTGGATACCATACTTACAAGATGTTAAATACTGATTCATATACTTTTACAAATTAAGTTTTAAAATATTTTTAAGATCAAAATTTAAAATAAATTCAAGAAAAATTATCTGTTTTTATTATTTAAAAATAGATTTAAAGAATTTATTACAGAATTAATCCAAAATCTAATTGATTATGAAACTCGCCGTTATAAAATAAATGGTCAAATTTTTTACCCTCTAAAGAAAATCCGTTTTTTTCTAAAACTTTCATGCTAGCAATATTATTTTCGGCTATACCAGCAAAGAGCTTATTTAAGCCATAAAAATTCTTAGATATTTTTATAATTTCTGATACAGCAAAAAATCCAACACCTTTTCCCCAATAATTTTTATTACCAACAAGATATGTAATTTCGGCTCGTTTATGAATAGAATTTATTCCTTCAATGACTATATTACCGATATGATGATTTTGGCAGAAAATTCCATACAAATCAATATCTTTATTAGATATACATTTTCTGACATATTTTTTCTGTCCTTCAAGTGAAAATGAGCGATATTGATTATCAGAATACTTTATTACTTCAGGATCCTTAAACCAATCAACATAGTTTTGATTAACATCATTCTCTTCCAAGATTTTTAATTTAAGATCTAAATCGAGCATAATTTAAATATTCAAAGGAAAGAATTTAATCTAGTTTCTTAAATCTAGATTTAAGAAACTTTTTTGCATAAATAATCTAATCTTCTTAATTCTATGTTTTCTTTATCTTTATTTCTAATCACTTTATTTGTATTACTATCATAAATCTTAATTACTTTATATCCATATTTATTTAATAGATTTTCGAAATCATTAATTGACATATAAAACATATCCTCAGTAGGTGTATAAAATATTCTTTTTGAGAAAATCCTTATAAAAAGATGATAAAAATATAAAATCGTAGCTTTTAAAAAATTTTTACCTTTATAAAAATATTGAATTTTTCGGATTATTGATTTTTCTCTCTTATAAAAATTTTCTTCTATTTCTGGTAATTCACCAATATATAATGTTCCACTATTTTTCTGTAGTTTTGAAAAATTTCTAAGACTTTTTTCTACAATTTCTAATGTAAAGCCATTTAAATGTAATACTGAATTACAAATTATAAAATCAATATTATTTGATTTTAGATTGGATGAAGTCGTAAGACCTTTTACAATTTCAATTTTCTTATTTAAATCTTTTGTTTTTAAATTTTTCCTCGTAAGATTTACCTCAGAGTTTGAAGGTAATAAACCAGTAAGATTATCACTAAATTCTACTAATTCTGACAAAAATGAACCATCGCCACAACCAAAATCAACAATAGATTTATAATGGTTTTTATAATTTTTTATATTCTTTATTACAAATTTAATTCTTTTTTGGGTAAGTCCAGTTGACTTACCTCTGCCATTTAGAATATCAGTATTTTTAAATTGACCTTTATTAATTCTACTTGCAAGATCTTCATAAAATTCTGAAGCTTTTTTTACTCTTCGAATCGACATATTAATATTTTAATATATAAAAAATTAAACAAATTAATACTAACAGAAGTTTAATTTTTATCAAAATTTGAGAGATATTTTTAATTCTTAAGATATGATTTTTATAAATTTAATTATTCCAAAAACTTTTAAGTTTTGAAAAATAAAATTATAAATGGTTTTAATGATAAGTTAAGCACTCTAAGACACTATATAAAATTATTTTT contains these protein-coding regions:
- a CDS encoding pseudaminic acid biosynthesis-associated methylase, which encodes MKKFETEQENFWAGEFGNDYIERNKNSELVEYNLNLFSKALGKKNNFANCIEFGSNIGNNIKALKKLYPDLEFHAVEINEEAIEILKEEIPNENIIKNSILNFESDQKWDLVLIKGVLIHINPSMLEKVYKILVKATNKYLLLAEYYSRNPETLDYRGFEEKLYKRDFAGEILDLYPEMILIDYGFAYHRDTRFPLDINWFLLEKS
- a CDS encoding GNAT family N-acetyltransferase, whose amino-acid sequence is MLDLDLKLKILEENDVNQNYVDWFKDPEVIKYSDNQYRSFSLEGQKKYVRKCISNKDIDLYGIFCQNHHIGNIVIEGINSIHKRAEITYLVGNKNYWGKGVGFFAVSEIIKISKNFYGLNKLFAGIAENNIASMKVLEKNGFSLEGKKFDHLFYNGEFHNQLDFGLIL
- a CDS encoding methyltransferase domain-containing protein; amino-acid sequence: MSIRRVKKASEFYEDLASRINKGQFKNTDILNGRGKSTGLTQKRIKFVIKNIKNYKNHYKSIVDFGCGDGSFLSELVEFSDNLTGLLPSNSEVNLTRKNLKTKDLNKKIEIVKGLTTSSNLKSNNIDFIICNSVLHLNGFTLEIVEKSLRNFSKLQKNSGTLYIGELPEIEENFYKREKSIIRKIQYFYKGKNFLKATILYFYHLFIRIFSKRIFYTPTEDMFYMSINDFENLLNKYGYKVIKIYDSNTNKVIRNKDKENIELRRLDYLCKKVS